A stretch of Lewinella sp. 4G2 DNA encodes these proteins:
- a CDS encoding cytidine deaminase — translation MPKLTIEYQSYPSPSELPVADQELLEAATAALPNSYSPYSKFRVGAAACLQDGTIATGWNTENAAYPMCLCAEPAALAAAANLRPGMPVVAMAITVKSNGQVVDSPASPCGSCRQQLSEHEARFGHQMRLILRGENGPVYELRSASDLLPFGFSADLL, via the coding sequence ATGCCAAAACTCACCATCGAGTACCAGTCCTACCCCTCCCCTAGTGAGCTACCGGTGGCCGACCAGGAATTACTGGAAGCAGCGACCGCCGCGCTCCCTAACAGCTACTCGCCTTATTCCAAATTCCGGGTGGGCGCCGCGGCCTGCCTGCAGGACGGCACCATCGCTACGGGTTGGAATACCGAGAACGCCGCCTACCCCATGTGCCTCTGCGCGGAGCCGGCCGCCCTCGCCGCAGCGGCCAATTTGCGGCCGGGGATGCCCGTCGTAGCCATGGCCATTACCGTCAAAAGCAACGGGCAGGTAGTTGATAGCCCGGCCTCTCCCTGTGGCTCCTGCCGGCAGCAACTTAGCGAGCACGAGGCGCGGTTCGGCCATCAAATGCGGTTGATCCTACGGGGAGAAAACGGGCCGGTTTACGAGCTCCGTTCCGCTTCCGACCTGTTACCCTTCGGATTTTCGGCTGATCTACTTTAA
- a CDS encoding OmpA family protein has product MKLIPTLLAALFLLGPVALSAQDCPSCGEEVKLSTDELKSLARKMAELRARRVAQYQQQMALWQQYNYYQQQQAGAAAGAQQGPGTVRREMNVRIDTRGGVETDTIITIDENFNEDTTIIVRNIAPPPPPTVADDGRLDAEMEALRQRLDRQEELLLQIRDANLMAKSAPAKRDTVIERILTNDDPDRLTRTDLRRLSDEMGEMNREIARLRNQVQVEENRRRRAEDRMEDVLRDNRNAIRSNNRNDRDTRIAVQPNVQPDRRVREPVVIRDTVFVDRTAPARVDTVVQTVAAEPEIRTIRDTVVQTQDRIVTEEVVRTETVQLAAKEPISFPTVFFDNNSATLNTNHRNIIATMIEDMENKGSYNVRLTGYASRSGNADYNQQLSARRAEAVKQGLVNMGISPNRIRLVAGGIDFQATTPAAGRRVEIQAIPQ; this is encoded by the coding sequence ATGAAGCTAATACCTACGCTGCTCGCAGCGCTTTTCCTCCTGGGCCCCGTGGCCCTTTCCGCACAGGACTGCCCTTCCTGCGGTGAGGAAGTGAAACTTTCTACGGACGAACTGAAGTCCCTGGCCCGCAAAATGGCTGAGTTACGGGCCCGCCGCGTCGCTCAGTACCAACAGCAGATGGCCTTGTGGCAGCAGTACAACTATTATCAGCAACAACAAGCGGGCGCTGCCGCAGGTGCTCAGCAAGGACCGGGTACGGTACGTAGGGAAATGAACGTAAGGATCGATACCCGGGGAGGTGTGGAAACGGACACCATCATCACCATCGACGAAAATTTCAACGAGGATACGACGATCATCGTCCGCAACATCGCTCCTCCACCGCCGCCCACCGTGGCAGATGATGGCAGGCTCGACGCGGAAATGGAAGCCCTCCGCCAACGCCTCGACCGCCAGGAAGAACTCCTCCTTCAAATTCGGGACGCCAACCTGATGGCCAAATCCGCCCCCGCAAAACGGGACACCGTCATTGAACGGATTCTGACGAACGACGACCCCGATCGCCTCACGCGCACGGACCTTCGCCGCCTCTCCGATGAGATGGGCGAGATGAACCGCGAGATCGCTCGCCTCCGCAATCAAGTGCAGGTAGAAGAAAATCGCCGCCGCCGCGCCGAGGACCGGATGGAAGACGTCCTGCGCGACAACCGCAACGCCATCCGCAGCAATAACCGCAATGATCGGGATACGCGCATCGCCGTCCAACCCAACGTTCAGCCGGACCGCCGGGTACGGGAGCCCGTCGTGATTCGGGATACCGTATTTGTGGATCGTACTGCTCCCGCCCGGGTCGATACCGTCGTCCAAACCGTAGCCGCCGAGCCGGAGATCCGGACCATCCGTGACACGGTCGTTCAGACCCAGGACCGGATCGTGACGGAAGAAGTCGTCCGCACCGAAACCGTCCAATTGGCGGCGAAGGAGCCCATCAGTTTCCCGACCGTATTCTTCGACAACAACTCCGCTACCCTGAACACCAACCACCGGAACATCATCGCTACGATGATCGAAGACATGGAGAACAAGGGAAGCTACAACGTCCGGCTTACCGGCTATGCCAGCCGGAGTGGCAATGCGGACTACAACCAGCAACTAAGCGCCCGCCGCGCGGAAGCCGTTAAACAAGGGCTCGTGAATATGGGGATTTCCCCCAACCGCATCCGTCTCGTCGCTGGAGGTATTGACTTCCAGGCTACAACACCCGCCGCCGGCCGCCGGGTTGAAATTCAGGCCATCCCACAGTAA
- a CDS encoding outer membrane beta-barrel protein, producing MNIKHYAKSFFLLLALGAGCGLNAQVNGLSYTLQPTINYNIFDDQSALDNGIMYGGRLGLGFGQNVELRALYMRSASQNTNFSNFDFDDFDFMGDELGDRDIDLTRYGGEVKLNLSRGKLLPYLTVGAGIQEFALDGGDFDDLESETIYAAGGLGVTFSFLDRFTLNLEARNTSYNQNAIQNLVLADDRDRINLDPKNFTADRLYNWSFGAGLEFYLGGRRPGTLSAVDQAYSETFGNGFRNVSLLVEPTLGNVNWDDALPYQDTYFGGASLGLDFGPLVGARVFYYRSMEDGDVNFDFDDLSMYGADFRFRFSSVTTGLSPFLTVGGGYIDVQDDYLDRNGEFGQAPSQGFASGGGGISLNITRNFRLTGTYRALLTTGSDIENVNTTDQIRTSNQWTAGINLAFGKKAARPDAVFSSTADARVRAQQNADQARMQAALAKQAQENKDATNQLRADYEMRMDDLRAELAQAEIDQDTALVAELEEELDEAEEVVAELEDRSEEYDETIAQAQANQAALLDEAATIQQNTAPAAAPASNGRISLTPAELEGLIEEIFEGINAGMNMMPAPPMMGGQPMMMPGGEFGMATDTARINQMEREIADLKAAMGEMTELQKEERELNAAAREENKEELRKEMNESTKSILTAIQDMRSEIRQELDNKSNMSDKERKQINKAAADEAAKAAKEAEKAAKEAQRAAEKAAKKAEKEAKKGNN from the coding sequence ATGAACATCAAGCACTACGCAAAATCGTTCTTCCTCCTGCTGGCGCTTGGCGCTGGTTGCGGGTTGAACGCTCAGGTGAACGGTCTGTCTTACACCCTTCAACCAACGATCAACTACAATATTTTCGACGACCAGTCCGCACTCGATAATGGCATCATGTACGGTGGACGATTGGGATTGGGCTTCGGCCAGAACGTGGAACTGCGCGCGCTGTACATGCGCTCCGCTTCCCAAAACACCAACTTCAGCAACTTCGACTTCGATGATTTCGACTTCATGGGTGACGAACTCGGTGACCGGGATATCGACCTGACCCGTTACGGTGGTGAAGTAAAACTGAACCTTTCCCGCGGTAAGCTCCTCCCCTACCTGACGGTCGGTGCCGGCATTCAGGAATTTGCACTGGACGGTGGTGACTTCGACGATCTGGAAAGCGAAACGATCTACGCCGCGGGTGGCCTCGGGGTGACCTTCAGCTTCCTCGACCGCTTCACGCTGAACCTCGAAGCCCGCAACACTTCCTACAACCAGAACGCCATCCAGAACCTCGTCCTGGCTGATGACCGTGACCGGATCAACCTCGACCCGAAAAACTTCACGGCGGACCGGCTTTACAACTGGTCCTTCGGTGCCGGCCTGGAGTTCTACCTCGGTGGCCGCCGCCCCGGCACCCTTTCTGCGGTTGACCAGGCTTACTCCGAGACCTTTGGTAACGGCTTCCGCAACGTCAGTCTCCTCGTAGAGCCTACGCTCGGTAACGTGAACTGGGATGATGCCCTTCCCTACCAAGACACTTACTTCGGTGGTGCCAGCCTTGGTTTGGACTTTGGCCCCCTCGTCGGAGCCCGCGTCTTTTACTACCGTTCCATGGAGGATGGCGACGTCAACTTTGATTTTGACGACCTCTCCATGTACGGTGCCGATTTCCGTTTCCGCTTCAGTAGCGTGACGACCGGCCTCTCCCCCTTCCTGACGGTAGGTGGTGGTTACATCGACGTGCAAGATGACTACCTCGACCGCAACGGTGAGTTCGGCCAGGCACCCAGCCAGGGCTTTGCTTCCGGTGGTGGTGGTATCTCCCTCAACATCACGCGTAACTTCCGTCTGACGGGCACCTACCGCGCCCTCCTCACAACGGGTAGCGACATCGAGAACGTCAACACGACCGACCAAATTCGTACCTCCAACCAGTGGACGGCAGGTATCAACCTCGCCTTCGGTAAGAAAGCCGCACGCCCCGACGCCGTGTTCAGCAGCACCGCCGACGCCCGCGTCCGCGCCCAGCAGAACGCCGACCAGGCCCGCATGCAGGCCGCCCTCGCCAAGCAGGCCCAGGAAAACAAGGACGCGACGAATCAACTCCGCGCCGACTACGAAATGCGGATGGATGACCTCCGCGCTGAACTCGCTCAGGCCGAGATCGATCAGGACACCGCCCTCGTTGCCGAACTCGAAGAAGAACTTGACGAAGCCGAAGAGGTCGTCGCTGAACTCGAGGACCGCTCCGAAGAGTACGACGAAACCATCGCCCAAGCCCAAGCTAATCAGGCGGCTCTTCTCGACGAAGCTGCCACCATCCAACAGAACACCGCACCTGCGGCAGCGCCCGCATCCAACGGCCGCATCAGCCTTACTCCGGCTGAACTAGAAGGCCTCATCGAAGAGATCTTCGAAGGCATCAACGCCGGCATGAACATGATGCCCGCCCCCCCGATGATGGGTGGCCAGCCAATGATGATGCCCGGAGGTGAATTCGGAATGGCGACCGATACCGCCCGCATCAACCAAATGGAGCGTGAAATCGCCGATCTGAAAGCCGCCATGGGTGAAATGACGGAATTGCAGAAAGAGGAACGCGAACTGAACGCCGCTGCCCGCGAGGAGAACAAAGAGGAACTCCGGAAGGAAATGAACGAGTCCACGAAATCCATCCTCACCGCCATTCAGGACATGCGCAGCGAGATCCGCCAGGAGCTCGACAACAAGTCCAACATGAGCGACAAGGAGCGCAAGCAGATCAACAAAGCCGCCGCCGACGAAGCCGCGAAAGCCGCCAAGGAAGCTGAAAAAGCAGCGAAGGAAGCCCAGCGGGCCGCCGAGAAAGCCGCTAAAAAAGCGGAGAAGGAAGCGAAGAAGGGGAATAACTAA
- a CDS encoding IS3 family transposase — translation MTKQTIYLALGVSRQAHAAFWKRRAKYEDAMNGAESQLKLLRREHPGLGLQKAWSMLRPRHISRNAFCREMTRRGYALVRKRNYVRVTRSGSYRYPNLIKELIINGVNQVWQSDTTYYRINNSFYYITFIIDVYSRQIVGVHTSKHLLATANIAALESAFRQCGQSDLQGLIFHSDGGSQYRSRQFVERLRSRGISSSMCDVALDNAYAERLNGVIKQEYLDHWQPKDFDQLKRLVNRAVKHYNTKRIHGRLPLRSSPKAFVAGWRSDQPGYRYALLIKDGQGVNEDLCPTVVKYLPTPGKYAREGRGQILPAGVKYLTEEKFKNRRA, via the coding sequence ATGACGAAGCAAACGATCTATTTAGCCTTGGGCGTTAGTCGACAAGCTCACGCTGCTTTTTGGAAGCGCCGAGCTAAGTACGAGGATGCCATGAACGGAGCTGAGTCTCAGTTAAAACTGTTGCGCAGAGAACACCCCGGCCTGGGCCTACAGAAAGCCTGGAGTATGCTACGGCCGCGGCATATCTCGCGCAACGCATTCTGCCGTGAGATGACCCGGCGTGGCTATGCCCTAGTCCGTAAACGCAACTACGTGCGGGTAACCCGATCGGGGTCCTATCGCTATCCTAATTTAATTAAAGAACTGATTATCAATGGGGTTAACCAAGTATGGCAGAGCGATACGACGTACTATCGCATCAACAATAGCTTTTACTACATCACCTTCATCATTGACGTTTATAGCCGTCAGATCGTAGGTGTCCATACGAGCAAACACCTACTGGCAACGGCAAACATCGCTGCCTTGGAAAGCGCTTTTCGCCAGTGTGGTCAGTCAGATCTACAGGGTCTCATCTTCCACAGCGATGGTGGTTCGCAGTATCGTAGTCGTCAGTTCGTCGAACGACTGCGTAGCAGAGGCATCTCAAGTAGTATGTGCGACGTAGCGCTGGACAATGCTTACGCTGAACGCCTCAACGGTGTGATCAAACAAGAGTACCTCGACCACTGGCAACCCAAAGACTTTGACCAGCTAAAGCGCCTGGTAAACAGAGCCGTGAAGCACTATAATACCAAACGGATCCACGGAAGGTTGCCGTTGCGAAGCAGTCCCAAAGCCTTTGTGGCCGGCTGGCGATCGGATCAGCCAGGCTACCGCTATGCGCTCTTGATCAAGGACGGCCAGGGGGTGAATGAAGACCTGTGCCCAACCGTCGTGAAGTATTTACCCACGCCCGGCAAGTATGCCCGTGAGGGGCGTGGGCAAATACTCCCCGCCGGTGTCAAGTACCTAACTGAGGAAAAATTTAAAAACCGTCGTGCGTAA
- a CDS encoding transposase, with translation MSTKNRKIRPTKRYGECFKRARVKDFEEGTFSVKQMVQLYGVSYQTIYNWIAKYSSMAKKNAVIVEVPNSQTAKLAELQRQLAEQQALLGRMAIQLDHKTRMLAIYEEEMPEFKKKAASTLRSADSSSKKKSQ, from the coding sequence ATGTCAACAAAAAATCGGAAGATCCGTCCCACCAAGCGCTACGGCGAGTGCTTCAAACGAGCCCGCGTCAAAGATTTTGAGGAGGGCACCTTTAGTGTCAAGCAAATGGTCCAGCTTTACGGCGTATCTTATCAAACGATCTACAACTGGATCGCTAAATACAGTAGCATGGCCAAGAAGAATGCCGTTATCGTCGAAGTCCCCAATAGTCAAACTGCTAAGCTTGCAGAACTGCAACGTCAGCTCGCCGAACAGCAAGCCCTCCTCGGTCGGATGGCCATTCAACTTGACCACAAAACGAGAATGCTGGCCATTTACGAAGAGGAGATGCCGGAGTTCAAAAAAAAAGCTGCTTCCACACTGCGCTCAGCCGACTCTTCGAGCAAAAAGAAGAGCCAATGA
- a CDS encoding D-2-hydroxyacid dehydrogenase — MIRILANDGIAPNGKAALETAGYEVVTDHIPQEELMTKLNDFDVICVRSATKVRKDLIDASPNLKAICRGGVGIDNIDHEYAKSKGIPTYNTPAASSASVAELVFAHFFSLSRDVQRSNFELRQADSNFKGLKKAYAKGQQLRGRTLGILGFGRIGVEAARIAIGLGMNVLPVDLVKESEDIELDLLGQKVTVNVPVVSMEKMLAESDYITIHVPGGNLIGEAELAKMKDGVILANTSRGGVINEDALLAALESGKVRGAALDVFVGEPNPRRDLLEHPQISVTPHIGAATGEAQYNIGTELFEKIHGHFSK, encoded by the coding sequence ATGATCAGAATCCTCGCCAACGACGGCATTGCGCCCAACGGAAAAGCAGCCCTGGAAACCGCCGGTTACGAAGTCGTCACCGACCACATCCCCCAGGAGGAATTGATGACCAAACTGAATGATTTCGACGTCATCTGCGTTCGCAGCGCTACCAAAGTGCGGAAGGATCTGATTGATGCCAGCCCCAACCTCAAAGCCATCTGCCGCGGTGGTGTTGGTATTGATAACATCGACCACGAATACGCCAAATCCAAGGGCATTCCTACCTACAATACGCCAGCTGCTTCGAGCGCGAGTGTAGCGGAGTTAGTTTTCGCCCACTTCTTCTCCCTGAGCCGCGACGTGCAGCGCTCCAACTTCGAGCTGCGCCAGGCGGATAGCAACTTCAAAGGCCTCAAGAAAGCTTACGCGAAGGGCCAGCAACTACGTGGCCGCACTCTCGGCATCCTCGGGTTTGGCCGCATCGGTGTGGAAGCCGCCCGCATCGCCATCGGCCTGGGCATGAACGTCCTCCCCGTCGATCTCGTTAAGGAGAGCGAAGACATCGAACTGGACCTCCTCGGCCAGAAAGTGACCGTCAACGTACCGGTAGTCTCTATGGAAAAGATGTTGGCAGAGTCGGATTACATCACGATCCACGTTCCCGGTGGTAACCTCATTGGTGAAGCGGAGCTGGCCAAAATGAAGGATGGCGTGATTCTCGCCAATACCAGCCGCGGCGGCGTCATCAACGAAGATGCCCTGTTGGCTGCTTTGGAATCAGGAAAAGTCCGCGGTGCCGCCCTCGACGTTTTTGTCGGTGAACCCAACCCCCGCCGGGATTTGCTGGAGCACCCGCAGATCAGCGTTACGCCGCATATTGGGGCGGCGACTGGAGAAGCGCAGTACAACATTGGTACGGAGTTGTTTGAAAAGATTCACGGCCACTTTTCGAAGTGA
- a CDS encoding CvpA family protein has product MAIDIICLIFAAYGFYVGYTKGIISTVLTLASYVIGLLAAMKFGPIAGDMLFESFPAVTKGGSFLLGVVLVFFLTLLLFKLVARGLTGFMQTVNINIVNQLLGGIISGLFFVFVFSGLVLLGDGSRIITKELRDTSITYGPITQLRETVWEKGKGLFPVFRDFYDQAVDSMDRMRDGIERGENDSIYDMEE; this is encoded by the coding sequence ATGGCTATTGACATCATCTGCCTGATTTTTGCCGCTTACGGATTTTACGTTGGCTACACGAAAGGCATCATTTCTACGGTACTGACGCTGGCGAGTTACGTCATCGGTTTACTGGCCGCCATGAAGTTTGGCCCGATTGCCGGAGATATGCTTTTCGAAAGCTTTCCGGCCGTGACCAAGGGCGGCAGCTTTTTGTTGGGGGTCGTCCTCGTCTTCTTTCTTACCCTACTCCTGTTCAAACTGGTGGCGCGGGGCCTGACGGGCTTTATGCAGACGGTCAACATCAACATCGTCAACCAGCTGCTGGGCGGTATCATTTCGGGGCTGTTCTTTGTCTTCGTGTTTTCCGGCCTCGTGCTGTTGGGCGACGGTAGCCGAATCATCACCAAGGAACTCCGCGATACCAGTATCACTTACGGGCCCATTACTCAGCTACGGGAAACCGTCTGGGAAAAGGGCAAGGGTCTCTTCCCCGTCTTCCGCGATTTCTACGACCAGGCCGTTGACTCCATGGACCGCATGCGCGACGGTATTGAACGCGGCGAAAACGACAGTATTTACGATATGGAAGAATGA
- a CDS encoding OstA-like protein, translated as MRYYLIPILALFLCTRGSAQVTQPEPVAEKEVISIDRADELRMIGQGKTQELVGNVELSQDSIFMYGDSVILVGEQQVYAYDNVTIQQGDSLAAFCDVLDYNAGTLLADLRGDVVLKRGETELYTQRLDYNLATKVATYHNGGRIVRQGTELNSRHGYYYADAREVYFRDSVVVVDDRFEMRADTLKYDLLNEKVYFLGPTVIRTDTHRIYCESGYYDVANDVAVFAQNAQYKSGERVAAADTIKYFGKDENYILEGDAYVAEGDNQRATGDRINYFRRQDRYVLEGNAFVRDSTQTVTGDTIDYNAKQETYSVAGGRPRVSAPPMIVVADQLNSDPESGFSTALGNVIWQDTSANLMIEAENARYNESSGYLKATGGIRGRPLLTSILDQDTMWMSADTLLSVRSDSVDTQGDTVRFLSAYNDVRILKSDIQAVCDSLGFNTVDSVLTLYQNPVLWQDTSQLTGDTIAILFKGEQLDRVKLRRNALVLTSPDLVFFNQVKGKNIVATFDESSLTRTDVVGNAEAIYYIQDKVGAYVGVNKTACSSMSLDFLNGAVRKIRFLDAPSGKMDPMGAVNHDAFKLEGFRWEVARRPRVLGDLFGVLLR; from the coding sequence ATGCGCTATTACCTCATCCCCATACTCGCCCTCTTCCTCTGCACCCGCGGCAGCGCCCAGGTGACGCAACCCGAGCCGGTGGCCGAGAAGGAAGTGATCAGCATCGATCGGGCGGATGAGCTGCGGATGATCGGCCAGGGGAAGACTCAGGAGTTGGTCGGGAACGTGGAACTGAGCCAGGACAGCATCTTTATGTATGGCGATAGTGTCATCCTCGTCGGGGAGCAGCAGGTGTACGCTTACGATAACGTCACGATCCAGCAGGGAGACAGCCTGGCAGCTTTTTGTGACGTGCTTGACTACAACGCTGGAACGCTGTTGGCGGACCTGCGGGGAGACGTCGTCCTCAAGCGCGGCGAGACCGAACTCTATACCCAACGGCTCGATTACAACCTCGCCACCAAAGTGGCCACCTACCACAACGGCGGGCGCATCGTCCGGCAGGGAACGGAACTCAACAGCCGCCACGGCTACTACTACGCCGATGCCCGCGAAGTGTATTTCCGGGATAGCGTTGTAGTGGTGGACGACCGCTTCGAGATGCGCGCCGACACCCTGAAGTACGACCTGCTGAATGAAAAAGTATACTTCCTGGGGCCTACCGTCATCCGCACGGATACCCACCGGATTTACTGTGAATCGGGTTACTACGACGTGGCCAACGACGTGGCCGTTTTCGCCCAGAACGCCCAGTACAAAAGCGGTGAACGGGTGGCGGCGGCCGATACGATCAAGTACTTCGGGAAAGACGAAAACTACATCCTCGAGGGCGACGCCTACGTAGCCGAAGGCGACAACCAACGGGCGACGGGGGACCGGATCAACTACTTCCGCCGCCAGGATCGGTACGTACTGGAAGGCAACGCCTTCGTGCGGGATTCCACCCAAACCGTGACGGGTGATACGATTGATTACAACGCTAAGCAGGAGACCTACTCCGTGGCCGGCGGGCGACCCCGTGTCTCTGCCCCCCCGATGATCGTGGTGGCCGACCAATTGAATTCCGACCCCGAAAGTGGATTCTCCACGGCGCTCGGTAACGTGATCTGGCAGGACACCTCCGCCAACCTCATGATCGAGGCCGAGAACGCCCGCTACAACGAAAGCTCCGGCTACCTGAAAGCCACCGGTGGAATTCGTGGCCGCCCGCTGCTGACGTCGATCCTGGACCAGGATACCATGTGGATGTCGGCGGACACCCTGCTCTCCGTCCGGTCGGACAGCGTGGATACGCAGGGTGATACGGTGCGGTTCCTCTCCGCCTACAACGACGTACGCATCCTCAAATCGGATATCCAGGCCGTGTGTGACTCCCTGGGCTTCAATACGGTGGATAGCGTGCTTACCCTGTACCAAAACCCGGTCCTGTGGCAAGACACCAGCCAGCTAACGGGGGATACGATCGCCATTCTCTTTAAGGGGGAACAGCTCGACCGCGTCAAATTGCGCCGCAACGCCCTGGTCCTCACTTCGCCGGACCTCGTCTTTTTCAACCAAGTGAAGGGCAAGAACATCGTGGCCACCTTTGACGAATCCAGCCTCACCCGGACGGACGTGGTGGGTAACGCCGAGGCCATCTACTACATCCAGGACAAGGTGGGCGCTTACGTGGGCGTCAACAAAACCGCCTGCAGCTCGATGTCGCTGGATTTCCTGAACGGTGCCGTCCGTAAGATCCGCTTTCTGGATGCCCCGAGCGGCAAGATGGACCCGATGGGCGCGGTGAACCACGACGCCTTTAAGTTGGAAGGTTTCCGGTGGGAGGTGGCGCGGCGGCCTCGGGTGCTGGGGGATTTGTTTGGGGTGTTGTTGCGGTGA
- a CDS encoding tetratricopeptide repeat protein, translating to MVSAPFRYLVVVAVLLFGYTVVGQSNALVEAREALTSGNPSEKISLLDSLTKTNTLSPTLYQALGNAHHDRGEYGKAILAYERGLRLQPANKDLANNLKYVRGEAGIDRPIIKEFFGVRWWRSFGAWVGVAAAKWIALLCWSLAVAGAALWYLRREQMAETRRFALLPASGVLLALAFVFYVLGSSRAAYLGNDRDAILTARSAELRVAPGPDATLEETLTEGLKVRILDEFESYVKVSLENGRQGWLRSDVVDII from the coding sequence ATGGTTTCAGCTCCTTTCCGATACCTCGTCGTGGTCGCAGTCCTACTCTTCGGATATACCGTTGTTGGCCAAAGTAACGCACTGGTTGAAGCCCGGGAAGCACTGACTTCAGGTAATCCAAGCGAAAAGATCTCCCTGCTCGACAGCCTCACTAAAACCAACACCCTCTCCCCCACCCTCTACCAGGCCCTGGGCAACGCCCACCACGATCGGGGAGAATACGGGAAGGCTATCCTCGCCTACGAGCGGGGGCTGCGGTTACAACCTGCCAATAAGGACCTAGCGAATAACTTGAAGTACGTCCGCGGCGAAGCGGGCATTGACCGGCCCATCATCAAAGAATTTTTCGGCGTCCGCTGGTGGCGCAGTTTTGGTGCCTGGGTGGGCGTCGCCGCCGCCAAGTGGATCGCGCTGCTGTGCTGGTCCCTCGCCGTTGCGGGAGCCGCCCTGTGGTACCTCCGCCGCGAGCAAATGGCGGAAACCCGGCGCTTCGCCCTGCTGCCCGCATCCGGTGTACTCCTGGCCCTAGCCTTCGTTTTTTACGTCCTGGGCTCCAGCCGCGCGGCTTACCTGGGAAATGACCGGGACGCCATTCTCACCGCCCGCTCCGCCGAACTCCGCGTTGCCCCCGGCCCGGACGCTACCCTCGAAGAAACCCTCACCGAAGGCCTCAAGGTCCGGATCCTGGACGAATTTGAATCCTACGTAAAAGTCTCCCTAGAAAACGGCCGCCAGGGCTGGCTAAGATCCGACGTAGTTGACATTATTTGA